A single Micromonospora luteifusca DNA region contains:
- the pdxH gene encoding pyridoxamine 5'-phosphate oxidase, translating into MRNEYAADLGLTEADLAVDWHTQFDGWFADAVAFGLPEPNAMVVGTADSAGRPSGRTVLLKGYDPDGFVFFTNHLSRKGVEASANPYASLVFPWFAMQRQVVVAGRVAHVDRATSEAYFASRPRGSQLGAWASPQSQVVPGRAALEERYQEVTERFADEAEIPTPPHWGGLRVQPESVEFWQGRAGRLHDRLRFRRLDEGGWAVERLAP; encoded by the coding sequence ATGCGTAACGAGTACGCCGCGGACCTGGGCCTGACAGAGGCTGACCTGGCCGTCGACTGGCACACCCAGTTCGACGGTTGGTTCGCCGACGCGGTTGCTTTCGGGCTTCCCGAACCCAACGCGATGGTGGTGGGCACCGCGGACTCGGCCGGGCGACCGAGCGGACGGACGGTGCTGCTGAAGGGGTACGACCCGGACGGATTCGTCTTCTTCACCAACCACCTGTCGCGCAAGGGCGTCGAGGCGTCTGCCAACCCGTACGCCAGCCTGGTCTTTCCGTGGTTTGCCATGCAGCGTCAGGTGGTGGTCGCCGGGCGGGTCGCGCACGTCGACCGCGCGACGAGTGAGGCGTACTTCGCCAGCCGGCCGCGCGGCTCCCAACTGGGCGCCTGGGCCAGCCCGCAGTCGCAGGTGGTCCCGGGCCGGGCGGCGCTGGAGGAGCGCTACCAGGAGGTGACCGAGCGGTTCGCCGACGAGGCGGAGATCCCGACCCCGCCGCACTGGGGCGGGTTGCGGGTCCAACCCGAGTCGGTGGAGTTCTGGCAGGGGCGGGCCGGACGGTTGCACGACCGGCTCCGCTTCCGCCGCCTCGACGAGGGTGGCTGGGCCGTCGAGCGGTTGGCGCCGTGA
- a CDS encoding citrate synthase 2 yields the protein MADFKPGLEGVVAFETEIAEPDREGGALRYRGVDIEDLIGQVSFGNVWALLVDGRFGPGLPPAEPFPVPVHSGDIRVDVQSAVAMLAPYWGLNQLLDISDEQAREDLARVSVTALSFVAQSARGLGLPAVPQKEIDKAQTIVERFMKRWRGEPDPRHVKAVDAYFISAAEHGLNASTFTARIVASTGADAAACISSGIGALSGPLHGGAPSRVLSMLEAVERSGDAEGYVKGVLDRGERLMGFGHRVYRAEDPRARVLRRTAKELGAPRFEIAEALEKAALAELQARRPDRVLATNVEFWSAVVLDFAEVPAHMFTSMFTCARMGGWSAHILEQKRLQRLVRPSARYIGPETRKPSDVEGWAAIPHGV from the coding sequence ATGGCCGATTTCAAACCCGGGCTGGAGGGCGTCGTCGCCTTCGAGACCGAGATCGCCGAACCTGACCGTGAGGGTGGCGCGCTGCGCTATCGCGGCGTCGACATCGAGGATCTGATCGGCCAGGTGTCGTTCGGCAATGTGTGGGCGCTACTGGTCGACGGCCGGTTCGGGCCGGGCCTGCCGCCGGCGGAGCCGTTCCCGGTGCCGGTGCACTCCGGTGACATCCGCGTCGACGTGCAGTCCGCCGTCGCCATGTTGGCCCCGTACTGGGGGCTCAACCAACTGCTGGACATCTCCGACGAGCAGGCCCGCGAGGACCTCGCCCGGGTCTCGGTGACCGCGCTCTCCTTCGTCGCCCAGTCCGCCCGGGGCCTCGGCCTGCCGGCGGTGCCGCAGAAGGAGATCGACAAGGCGCAGACCATCGTCGAGCGGTTCATGAAGCGTTGGCGCGGCGAGCCCGACCCGCGGCACGTCAAGGCCGTCGACGCGTACTTCATCTCGGCCGCCGAGCACGGCCTGAACGCGTCCACCTTCACCGCTCGCATCGTCGCCTCCACCGGCGCGGACGCGGCTGCCTGCATCTCCTCCGGCATCGGCGCCCTCTCCGGCCCGCTGCACGGCGGTGCCCCGTCCCGGGTGCTCAGCATGCTGGAGGCGGTGGAGCGCAGCGGCGACGCGGAGGGCTACGTCAAGGGCGTGCTCGATCGCGGTGAGCGGTTGATGGGCTTCGGCCACCGCGTCTACCGGGCCGAGGACCCGCGCGCCCGAGTGCTCCGGCGCACGGCCAAGGAGCTGGGTGCGCCGCGCTTCGAGATCGCCGAGGCGCTGGAGAAGGCCGCCCTCGCCGAGTTGCAGGCCCGCCGCCCGGACCGGGTGCTGGCCACCAACGTCGAGTTCTGGTCGGCCGTCGTACTGGACTTCGCCGAGGTGCCGGCGCACATGTTCACCTCGATGTTCACCTGCGCCCGGATGGGCGGCTGGAGCGCGCACATCCTGGAGCAGAAGCGCCTGCAGCGGCTGGTGCGCCCGTCCGCCCGCTACATCGGCCCGGAGACCCGCAAGCCGTCCGACGTCGAGGGCTGGGCGGCCATCCCCCACGGCGTCTGA
- the serC gene encoding phosphoserine transaminase: protein MADAPIIRIPDEIKPADGRFGCGPSKVRPAAVSALAEVATSYLGTSHRQKTVRDQVARLRSGIAEFFSLPEGYEVVIGNGGTTAFWEVATFGLIRDRAQFASFGEFGAKFAKSVKDAPFLGEPTVRKADAGSAPTLVAESGVDAYATPQNETSTGVAVPISRVAGADEGALLLVDATSGAGGLEVNVGETDVYYFAPQKCFGSDGGLWLALMSPSALDRAAEIKASGRYIPAFLDLVTAIDNSRLEQTYNTPALATIFLAAEQTDWMNAQGGLAWAAKRTAESAATVYGWAERSSVATPFVGDPALRSNVVATIDFADGVDATAIAKVLRANGIVDTEPYRKLGRNQLRVALFPAVEPADVEALTASIDYVVERL, encoded by the coding sequence GTGGCTGACGCACCGATCATCCGGATTCCCGATGAGATCAAGCCCGCCGACGGACGCTTCGGCTGCGGCCCGTCCAAGGTCCGCCCCGCGGCAGTGTCCGCACTTGCCGAGGTTGCCACCAGCTACCTGGGCACCTCGCACCGACAGAAGACGGTCCGCGACCAGGTTGCCCGGCTGCGCTCCGGCATCGCCGAGTTCTTCTCGTTGCCCGAGGGCTACGAGGTCGTGATCGGCAACGGTGGCACCACCGCGTTCTGGGAGGTCGCCACCTTCGGCCTGATCCGCGACCGGGCCCAGTTCGCCAGCTTCGGCGAGTTCGGTGCCAAGTTCGCCAAGTCGGTCAAGGACGCGCCGTTCCTGGGCGAGCCGACCGTCCGCAAGGCCGACGCGGGCAGCGCGCCGACCCTGGTCGCCGAGTCCGGCGTGGACGCGTACGCGACGCCCCAGAACGAGACGTCGACGGGCGTGGCCGTCCCGATCAGTCGGGTGGCCGGCGCGGACGAGGGCGCGCTGCTGCTGGTCGACGCGACCTCCGGCGCGGGTGGCCTGGAGGTCAACGTCGGCGAGACCGACGTCTACTACTTCGCTCCGCAGAAGTGCTTTGGCTCCGACGGCGGTCTCTGGCTGGCCCTGATGTCACCGTCCGCGCTGGATCGCGCCGCCGAGATCAAGGCGTCCGGGCGCTACATCCCCGCCTTCCTCGACCTGGTCACCGCGATCGACAACTCGCGGCTGGAGCAGACCTACAACACCCCGGCGCTGGCCACCATCTTCCTGGCCGCGGAGCAGACCGACTGGATGAACGCCCAGGGCGGCCTGGCCTGGGCGGCCAAGCGCACCGCCGAGAGCGCCGCCACGGTGTACGGCTGGGCGGAGCGGTCCAGCGTGGCCACCCCGTTCGTCGGCGACCCGGCACTGCGCTCCAACGTGGTCGCCACCATCGACTTCGCCGACGGGGTGGATGCCACCGCGATCGCGAAGGTGCTGCGCGCCAACGGCATCGTGGACACCGAGCCGTACCGCAAGCTCGGTCGCAACCAGTTGCGGGTGGCGCTGTTCCCGGCCGTCGAGCCGGCCGATGTCGAGGCGCTGACCGCGTCCATCGACTACGTGGTCGAGCGACTCTGA